The following are encoded together in the Arcticibacterium luteifluviistationis genome:
- a CDS encoding glycosyltransferase family 39 protein — MVIVSLLFFVLFLFFLHKSSVVIAKSLSSYFIFMFLGLVGVSIPLGYVLSFLDLTGSSVSWSIGLSLIAGIAYFLITRSVKGDFIKLFQESLDEKKELWQKIGQTEKVIYSILFFGLLVCTLINVYVLFVTYPNEWDSMTGHLVKCAYYIQNGNMDRLSGTTWSIDFYPNSLPSLQILGFHVFGEKGFKLIHFLSYWIFVITSYSITDEIFSNKRASIFVGLISALLPSALIQAVTTETDIVQSAYLGLVVLFLLKVYRKPSWLNVGLFVLSSSIWVSHKVTFMLIGPAVAVLVVFMIWKSQEVRNKIVKTVIFLLLGLAIYVLPNGYIANVKEVGTFSLGALSAPAEVMKWHGIEGYSGIEKLKNFEFNVLRYSSDFLQLDGIRNTELGSEINDAFRYFPNKVFDKFGLERGLYWVVYPFEMMGNEQMHFYKERPYWGIISFLLVLPILFFILLRAWKNRGSEKMQLSLVFIIAGLLHFLSLCFSAPYDPIKGRYFMNMVVWFIPLLAWFFEIKRGKFYLVFCSIIIVISGFFTLTHRGLYPLTGNRSIFKQDRIAQLTQTRPESTEAYYAFEKLVPEDAVVALGTQQEHEDYVYPFWGAEFKRTLIPIHPFRAAVKPIPKEAEYLVYSEGVIPFKEGDVRLNEGDKEPDTPVMESTFFLRKL, encoded by the coding sequence ATGGTTATAGTAAGTCTTTTGTTTTTTGTTCTATTCTTATTTTTCTTACATAAGAGTAGTGTTGTTATTGCAAAGAGTTTAAGCTCATATTTTATTTTCATGTTTTTGGGCTTGGTTGGCGTGAGCATACCCTTGGGTTATGTTTTGTCATTCTTGGATTTAACGGGTAGTTCAGTTTCTTGGTCTATTGGCTTATCGCTTATTGCTGGGATTGCATATTTTCTAATAACTCGTTCAGTTAAAGGTGATTTCATAAAACTATTCCAAGAGTCGCTAGATGAAAAAAAAGAGCTTTGGCAGAAAATAGGTCAAACTGAAAAAGTGATCTATTCTATTCTATTTTTTGGACTTTTAGTCTGTACGCTCATTAATGTTTATGTGCTTTTTGTCACTTACCCAAATGAATGGGATAGTATGACCGGCCATTTAGTAAAGTGTGCATATTATATTCAAAATGGGAATATGGATAGATTAAGTGGCACCACTTGGTCTATTGACTTTTATCCAAATTCGCTTCCATCGCTTCAAATATTAGGCTTTCATGTATTTGGAGAGAAAGGTTTCAAACTCATTCATTTTCTATCTTATTGGATTTTCGTAATTACGAGCTACAGCATTACGGATGAGATATTTTCTAATAAAAGAGCATCCATTTTTGTTGGATTAATTTCAGCCTTATTGCCTTCTGCTTTAATTCAGGCTGTTACGACAGAAACAGACATAGTTCAGTCTGCTTATTTAGGTTTAGTGGTTTTGTTTTTGTTAAAAGTGTACAGGAAGCCATCGTGGTTAAATGTAGGGCTCTTCGTTTTGTCTTCTTCCATTTGGGTATCGCATAAGGTAACGTTCATGTTAATTGGGCCCGCGGTAGCAGTTTTGGTGGTTTTCATGATTTGGAAAAGTCAAGAGGTTAGAAACAAGATTGTCAAAACAGTAATTTTTCTTCTTTTGGGTTTAGCAATATATGTTTTGCCTAATGGCTATATAGCAAATGTCAAGGAGGTTGGTACCTTTAGCTTAGGAGCTCTTTCTGCCCCTGCAGAGGTTATGAAGTGGCATGGAATAGAAGGTTATTCAGGAATAGAAAAGCTAAAGAACTTTGAGTTTAACGTGCTAAGGTATTCTTCTGACTTTTTACAGTTGGATGGTATTAGAAATACAGAACTAGGTTCAGAGATTAATGATGCGTTCAGGTATTTTCCAAATAAAGTTTTTGATAAGTTTGGCTTAGAACGTGGTCTTTATTGGGTTGTTTATCCATTTGAAATGATGGGTAATGAGCAAATGCATTTTTATAAAGAAAGGCCATATTGGGGTATTATTAGCTTTTTGTTGGTTTTACCTATACTTTTCTTTATCCTTCTTCGAGCTTGGAAAAATAGAGGGTCGGAGAAAATGCAGTTATCGCTTGTGTTCATAATTGCCGGACTTTTACATTTCCTCTCACTTTGCTTTTCGGCACCTTATGACCCGATTAAAGGAAGGTATTTCATGAACATGGTGGTATGGTTTATTCCTCTGCTAGCATGGTTTTTTGAAATTAAAAGAGGGAAGTTTTACTTAGTGTTTTGTTCAATAATTATCGTAATTTCTGGTTTCTTTACGCTAACTCATAGAGGGTTATATCCATTGACAGGAAATAGGAGTATTTTTAAGCAAGACAGAATAGCACAATTGACACAAACTCGACCGGAAAGTACAGAGGCTTATTATGCTTTTGAGAAGTTAGTTCCTGAAGATGCGGTGGTGGCTTTAGGTACGCAGCAAGAGCATGAAGATTATGTGTATCCATTCTGGGGAGCGGAGTTTAAAAGAACGCTAATTCCAATTCATCCGTTTAGGGCAGCAGTAAAACCAATTCCAAAAGAAGCAGAATATTTGGTCTATTCTGAGGGTGTTATTCCATTTAAAGAGGGCGATGTCAGACTTAATGAAGGGGATAAAGAACCAGATACTCCAGTAATGGAAAGTACGTTTTTCTTGAGGAAGCT